A window of Littorina saxatilis isolate snail1 linkage group LG7, US_GU_Lsax_2.0, whole genome shotgun sequence contains these coding sequences:
- the LOC138971409 gene encoding sorting nexin lst-4-like, with the protein MADIQAQGLYDFEGDKENGELSFYSGDVLTIIRQDIGDGWWEARGPNGEQGLIPESYVEIMSAPEPSFPPPPPPVGIATAPVNILPSNGFTNGPHDSGGGGLRAGGDPALTAQPSYDEWDDEWDDDDESSNSTVGTSGGQDLQGQGNFGLAVARREGKQLSPTGVEMSKYGTVKSSFNRFSSFAKTGGDAFLMGQVDTNVPESDRIKIVETVEGPRWLNQDSPYTCSVASPKKETKMKGLKTYIAYQLTPTFSNIQVSRRYKHFDWLHERLEAKFPCVPIPPLPDKQVTGRYEEDFVQERMKFLQMWVDRMVKHPIISRSEVFLHFLTCTDEKKWKQGKRKAEKDEYQGAKFFLVLSPPQQALDMRDVDAKMEQFQKFVTHMNENAKQLNAIMHDYAKKQMGPFKREYTKIGTSFKQLAMTFNMDTTETSKQLTAAIDHTGDAYNEIGVAFERQPPTDAYPLMDSLLEYRGLLNVYPDVLKVHEGATGKAKECLKLQEEGKMTEVEVQKVLHRADTISYGTLAEMNHFHAERAKEFKLMMQLYLRSQIKFYQDMTKKLETALGHYDHVQSPT; encoded by the exons GCCCAGGGCTTGTACGACTTTGAGGGCGACAAAGAAAATGGGGAGCTCAGTTTTTACAGCGGCGATGTGCTGACGATTATACGACAG GATATTGGGGATGGATGGTGGGAGGCAAGGGGCCCCAATGGAGAGCAGGGCCTCATCCCAGAATCATACGTGGag ATTATGTCAGCGCCAGAACCCTCCTTccccccacctccaccccctGTTGGCATAGCGACAGCACCAGTCAACATCCTCCCCTCCAATGGCTTCACCAACGGCCCGCATGACTCGGGGGGAGGGGGCCTCCGTGCTGGAGGTGACCCAGCATTAACCGCCCAGCCCAGCTACGATGAGTGGGATGACGAGTGGGACGATGATGATGAGTCCAGCAACAGCACTGTCGGCACTTCTGGTGGACAG GATTTGCAAGGCCAGGGAAATTTTGGTCTGGCAGTGGCTAGAAGAGAAGGGAAGCAGCTTTCACCAACAGGGGTGGAAATGTCCAAGTACGGCACCGTCAAAAGCAGCTTTAACAG atttTCAAGTTTTGCCAAGACAGGAGGGGATGCATTTCTAATGGGCCAAGTGGACACCAATGTACCCGAAAGTGACCGTATCAAGATTGTA GAAACAGTGGAGGGGCCACGCTGGCTCAACCAGGACAGTCCATACACATGTTCTGTGGCATCGCcaaagaaagagacaaaaatGAAAGGCCTGAAAACCTACATTGCGTACCAGCTAACACCCACT TTCAGCAATATCCAAGTGAGTCGCCGATACAAGCATTTTGACTGGCTGCACGAACGACTAGAAGCAAAGTTTCCCTGCGTACCAATCCCGCCTTTACCAGACAAGCAAGTTACAG GTCGATACGAAGAGGACTTTGTACAGGAACGGATGAAGTTTTTACAGATGTGGGTTGACCGAATGGTGAAACATCCAATTATTAGTCGATCTGAGGTCTTTTTACACTTCCTCACCTGCACAGACGAAAAG AAATGGAAGCAAGGGAAGAGAAAAGCAGAGAAAGACGAGTACCAGGGCGCCAAGTTCTTCCTCGTGCTGAGTCCTCCCCAGCAGGCCCTGGATATGCGAGACGT AGATGCAAAGATGGAGCAGTTTCAGAAGTTTGTGACGCACATGAACGAGAACGCCAAGCAGCTTAACGCAATCATGCATGATTACGCCAAGAAACAGATGGGAC CTTTCAAGAGGGAATACACAAAGATTGGCACATCCTTCAAACAACTGGCCATGACATTCAACATGGATACAACAGAAA CCTCCAAGCAGTTGACGGCAGCTATTGATCACACGGGGGATGCCTATAATGAAATCGGTGTTGCTTTTGAGAGACAG CCCCCGACAGATGCTTATCCCTTGATGGATTCCTTGCTGGAGTACAGGGGCCTCTTGAATGTCTACCCCGATGTTCTCAAAGTGCATGAG GGGGCAACGGGCAAGGCCAAGGAGTGCCTCAAGCTGCAGGAGGAGGGGAAGATGACGGAGGTGGAGGTGCAGAAGGTACTGCACCGGGCCGACACTATCTCCTACGGCACACTGGCCGAGATGAACCACTTCCACGCCGAGCGCGCCAAGGAGTTCAAGCTGATGATGCAGCTCTACCTGCGCTCCCAGATCAAGTTCTACCAGGAT ATGACAAAGAAACTGGAAACAGCCCTGGGTCACTACGATCATGTCCAGAGCCCCACATAG